The following proteins come from a genomic window of Streptomyces sp. NBC_01716:
- a CDS encoding ABC transporter permease produces MSATPTRRMIGVVLLIPLIAALALTAFAWPAARVAPHEVPVGVAGPASATERLQQGFEREPDAFDVHRYDDEAAARKAIENRDVYGAVVATAQGPHLLTASAGSPVVAQLLREAVTAQAPEGTDVQVTDVVATPAGDPRGSALGASMLPLALAGVATGALVSLLALRGIRAVGALFGAAALAGLTATALAHNWLEVIAGNWWAEAGVFALAVLAVGGTVAGLAALLGRPGIGLGAMLMVLVGNPLSGVSSAPELLPESVGALGQWLPPGASGSLLRSVAYFEGNAAFTPALTLAIWAVLGLAAVAVGARRSDAAPGKPEAPAPTKEPAPVG; encoded by the coding sequence ATGTCCGCCACTCCCACGCGCCGCATGATCGGCGTCGTGCTCCTGATCCCGCTGATCGCCGCGCTGGCGCTCACGGCCTTCGCCTGGCCCGCCGCCCGCGTCGCGCCGCACGAGGTGCCGGTCGGCGTCGCTGGACCGGCCTCCGCGACCGAGCGGCTCCAGCAGGGGTTCGAGCGTGAGCCGGACGCCTTCGATGTGCACCGGTACGACGACGAGGCCGCGGCGCGTAAGGCGATCGAGAACCGGGACGTCTACGGGGCGGTGGTCGCCACCGCGCAGGGGCCCCACCTGCTGACGGCGTCGGCGGGGAGCCCGGTGGTCGCCCAGCTGCTGCGGGAAGCCGTGACCGCGCAGGCCCCCGAGGGCACCGACGTACAGGTGACCGATGTCGTCGCCACCCCCGCCGGGGATCCGCGCGGCAGCGCGCTGGGAGCGAGCATGCTCCCGCTCGCCCTCGCGGGCGTCGCGACCGGCGCCCTGGTGAGCCTGCTCGCGCTGCGCGGCATCCGCGCGGTGGGCGCGCTCTTCGGCGCGGCGGCCCTGGCGGGCCTCACCGCCACCGCCCTGGCCCACAACTGGCTGGAGGTGATCGCCGGCAACTGGTGGGCGGAGGCAGGGGTGTTCGCCCTCGCCGTACTGGCCGTCGGCGGTACGGTGGCGGGCCTCGCGGCGCTGCTCGGCCGGCCGGGCATCGGACTCGGCGCGATGCTGATGGTGCTGGTCGGCAACCCACTGTCCGGGGTGTCGAGCGCGCCCGAACTCCTGCCTGAGTCGGTCGGCGCGCTCGGCCAGTGGCTGCCGCCGGGCGCGAGCGGTTCACTGCTCCGCTCGGTCGCCTACTTCGAGGGCAACGCGGCCTTCACCCCGGCACTCACGCTCGCGATCTGGGCGGTACTGGGCCTGGCGGCGGTGGCGGTGGGAGCACGCCGGTCGGACGCGGCGCCCGGAAAGCCGGAGGCCCCGGCCCCTACGAAGGAGCCCGCCCCGGTCGGATGA
- a CDS encoding ATP-dependent Clp protease proteolytic subunit, with protein sequence MDRPSARYVLPEFTERTSAGTRSLDPYSKLFEGRIIFLGTPLDDTAANDVIAQLLQLEYAAPGQDIALYINSPGGSLSSMSAVYDTMQVVGCDVATTCLGQAASTAAVLLAAGAPGKRMALPGARVVLQQPGIEEPVRGQPSDLAIHAEELLRLRALMAETLVRHTGQSAERIDADIDRDTIFDATGAKEYGLVDQVAQDRRSSLSFNAPR encoded by the coding sequence ATGGACCGTCCTTCCGCCCGCTACGTCCTGCCGGAGTTCACCGAGCGGACCTCCGCCGGGACCCGCTCCCTCGATCCGTACTCCAAGCTCTTCGAAGGACGGATCATCTTCCTCGGCACCCCCCTGGACGACACCGCCGCGAACGATGTGATCGCCCAGCTGCTGCAACTCGAATACGCGGCACCCGGCCAGGACATCGCGCTCTACATCAACTCTCCCGGCGGCTCGCTGAGCTCGATGTCCGCCGTCTACGACACGATGCAGGTCGTCGGCTGCGACGTGGCGACGACCTGCCTCGGCCAGGCGGCGTCCACCGCCGCGGTCCTGCTCGCCGCCGGAGCGCCGGGCAAGCGGATGGCGCTGCCCGGCGCGCGTGTCGTTCTCCAGCAGCCGGGGATCGAGGAGCCCGTACGCGGCCAGCCGTCCGATCTCGCCATCCACGCGGAGGAGTTGCTGCGGCTGCGCGCCCTGATGGCCGAGACGCTGGTACGGCACACCGGACAGAGCGCCGAGCGGATCGACGCCGACATCGACCGGGACACGATCTTCGACGCGACGGGCGCCAAGGAGTACGGCCTGGTGGACCAGGTCGCGCAGGATCGCAGGTCGTCCTTGAGCTTCAACGCCCCCCGGTGA
- a CDS encoding urease subunit alpha encodes MPELSRAVYADLFGPTTGDRIRLADTDLLVEIEEDRSGGPGLAGDEAVFGGGKVIRESMGQSRTTRAEGAPDTVITGAVIIDHWGVVKADVGIRDGRITGIGKAGNPDTMDAVHPDLVIGPETEIIAGNGKILTAGAVDAHVHFISPTLIDQALSSGITTLVGGGTGPAEGTKATTVTPGPWHLARMFAALESYPVNIGLLGKGNTMSRDAMRSQLRGGALGFKIHEDWGATPAVIDACLGVCEETGVQLAIHTDTLNEAGFVADTLAAVAGRTLHAYHSEGAGGGHAPDIITVVSEPYVLPSSTNPTRPHTVNTIDEHLDMLMVCHHLNPAVPEDLAFAESRIRPTTIAAEDILHDLGAISIISSDSQAMGRIGEVILRTWQTAHVMKKRRGALPGDGRADNQRVRRYVAKYTVNPALAQGLGHEIGSVETGKLADLVLWDPAFFGVKPQLVIKGGQIAYAQMGDANASIPTPGPVLPRPMFGATGTAPASNSVNFVAQAAIEDALPERLGLGKRFVPIENTRSVGKADMRQNDALPDVRVDPDTFTVTIDGDVVEPAPAAELPMAQRYFLF; translated from the coding sequence ATGCCTGAGCTGAGCAGAGCCGTCTACGCCGACCTCTTCGGCCCCACCACCGGCGACCGGATCCGGCTCGCCGACACCGATCTCCTCGTCGAGATCGAGGAGGACCGCTCGGGCGGCCCCGGACTCGCGGGCGACGAGGCCGTGTTCGGCGGCGGCAAGGTGATCCGCGAGTCGATGGGCCAGTCGCGTACGACACGGGCCGAAGGCGCGCCGGACACCGTGATCACCGGCGCCGTGATCATCGACCACTGGGGCGTCGTCAAAGCGGACGTCGGCATCCGGGACGGCAGGATCACCGGCATCGGCAAGGCCGGCAACCCGGACACCATGGACGCGGTCCACCCGGACCTCGTCATCGGACCCGAGACCGAGATCATCGCGGGCAACGGCAAGATCCTCACCGCCGGAGCCGTCGACGCCCACGTCCACTTCATCTCACCGACCCTCATCGACCAGGCGCTGTCCTCCGGCATCACCACCCTCGTCGGCGGCGGCACCGGACCCGCCGAGGGGACGAAGGCCACCACCGTCACCCCGGGACCCTGGCACCTGGCGCGGATGTTCGCCGCCCTGGAGTCGTACCCCGTCAACATCGGACTGCTCGGCAAGGGCAACACGATGTCCCGCGACGCCATGCGATCCCAACTGCGCGGCGGTGCACTCGGGTTCAAGATCCACGAGGACTGGGGCGCGACCCCGGCCGTCATCGACGCCTGCCTCGGTGTCTGCGAGGAGACCGGCGTCCAGCTCGCCATCCACACCGACACGCTCAACGAGGCCGGATTCGTCGCCGACACCCTCGCCGCCGTCGCCGGGCGGACCCTGCACGCGTACCACTCCGAGGGCGCCGGCGGCGGCCACGCGCCGGACATCATCACGGTGGTGTCGGAGCCGTACGTGCTGCCCAGCTCGACCAACCCGACGCGCCCGCACACCGTCAACACCATCGACGAACACCTCGACATGCTGATGGTCTGCCACCATCTCAACCCGGCGGTCCCCGAGGACCTCGCCTTCGCCGAGTCGCGGATCAGGCCCACCACCATCGCGGCCGAGGACATCCTGCACGACCTCGGGGCGATCTCGATCATCTCCTCCGACTCGCAGGCCATGGGCCGGATCGGCGAGGTGATCCTGCGGACCTGGCAGACCGCGCACGTCATGAAGAAGCGCCGGGGCGCGCTGCCCGGCGACGGCCGGGCCGACAACCAGCGGGTCCGCCGGTACGTCGCCAAGTACACCGTCAACCCGGCGCTCGCCCAGGGGCTCGGCCACGAGATCGGCTCCGTCGAGACCGGGAAGCTCGCCGACCTCGTCCTGTGGGACCCCGCGTTCTTCGGCGTGAAGCCCCAACTCGTCATCAAGGGCGGGCAGATCGCATACGCGCAGATGGGCGACGCCAACGCGTCCATCCCCACCCCGGGCCCCGTCCTGCCCCGGCCCATGTTCGGCGCGACAGGCACCGCCCCCGCGTCCAACTCCGTCAACTTCGTCGCACAGGCGGCGATCGAGGACGCGCTTCCCGAACGGCTCGGTCTCGGCAAGCGGTTCGTGCCGATCGAGAACACCCGCTCCGTCGGCAAGGCCGACATGCGGCAGAACGACGCCCTGCCCGATGTCCGGGTCGACCCCGACACCTTCACGGTGACGATCGACGGCGATGTGGTCGAACCCGCGCCCGCCGCCGAACTGCCCATGGCCCAGCGCTACTTCCTCTTCTGA
- a CDS encoding type II toxin-antitoxin system Phd/YefM family antitoxin yields the protein MAYEIPVTQARAELADLINRVVYGEERVVVTRHGKPLVALVSAADLERLESLKLDDAMAAEERVIASVSTIRSVTSAPGERADFGIVAKHEPPG from the coding sequence ATGGCCTACGAAATTCCGGTGACGCAAGCGCGGGCAGAACTCGCCGACCTGATCAACCGGGTCGTCTACGGCGAGGAGCGCGTGGTCGTGACGCGCCACGGCAAGCCGCTCGTCGCCCTCGTGTCGGCCGCTGACCTGGAACGACTGGAGAGCCTGAAGCTCGATGACGCCATGGCGGCGGAGGAGCGCGTGATCGCCTCGGTGAGCACGATCCGCTCGGTGACGTCCGCTCCGGGCGAACGCGCGGACTTCGGCATCGTGGCGAAGCACGAGCCGCCGGGCTGA
- a CDS encoding C40 family peptidase: MSAQTHVPSLLSRAGTASVLLAAVGGTMLAPGAVSEAHALPAAAKALDVAASMKGAPYSYGATGPHRFDCSGLTLFSYKKAGKALPRTAQQQYNRTHHISAAGRRQGDLVFFHSGGSVYHVGIYAGHGKIWHSPKSGQVVRLERIWSRSVLYGRVR, encoded by the coding sequence ATGTCCGCGCAGACGCATGTCCCGTCGCTGCTCTCCCGGGCCGGTACCGCATCGGTCCTCCTCGCCGCCGTCGGCGGCACGATGCTGGCGCCCGGCGCCGTGTCGGAAGCACACGCCCTGCCCGCCGCCGCGAAGGCGCTGGATGTGGCGGCCTCCATGAAGGGCGCCCCGTACTCCTACGGGGCGACAGGTCCGCACCGGTTCGACTGCTCGGGGCTGACCCTCTTCTCGTACAAGAAGGCCGGCAAGGCGCTTCCCCGCACCGCGCAGCAGCAGTACAACCGCACGCACCACATCTCCGCCGCCGGCCGCAGGCAGGGCGATCTGGTCTTCTTCCATTCCGGAGGGAGCGTCTACCACGTCGGGATCTACGCCGGCCACGGCAAGATCTGGCATTCGCCCAAGAGCGGTCAGGTGGTGCGGCTGGAGCGCATCTGGTCCAGGAGCGTCCTGTACGGCCGGGTCCGCTGA
- a CDS encoding urease accessory protein UreD — protein sequence MSVQATARITAAPDGRGGTALPVLESDGPLALRRTRAAVATHARVTVVGAMSAPLGGDRLALEAVVTDGAALTVDAAAAMIALPGHRTGDGPADHAGYGIQLTVGESAVLHWLPEQLISVTGSDLRTHTRAELAPTARLVLREELILGRHGEAPGTVTTRLTVHRAGRPLLDQHLALGPGAPGGWDGGAVIGGHRAVGQLLLVRPEFEEKPVAPRLLGDTAVLTPLAGPGALVTALAPDARVLRQVLDEALAELYR from the coding sequence ATGAGCGTCCAGGCCACCGCCCGGATCACCGCCGCGCCCGACGGCCGCGGGGGAACGGCCCTGCCGGTGCTGGAGAGCGACGGACCGCTCGCGCTGCGCCGTACGCGCGCGGCCGTCGCCACGCACGCCCGCGTCACCGTCGTCGGCGCGATGAGCGCACCGCTCGGCGGCGACCGGCTCGCCCTCGAAGCGGTCGTAACGGACGGGGCCGCGCTCACCGTCGACGCGGCGGCCGCCATGATCGCGCTGCCCGGCCACCGCACCGGCGACGGGCCCGCCGACCACGCGGGCTACGGCATACAACTCACCGTCGGCGAGAGCGCCGTATTGCACTGGCTGCCCGAACAGCTCATCTCGGTCACCGGCAGCGACCTGCGGACACACACACGCGCCGAACTCGCCCCCACCGCCCGGCTGGTACTGCGCGAGGAACTGATCCTCGGCCGGCACGGCGAGGCGCCCGGCACCGTCACCACCCGGCTCACCGTGCACCGCGCCGGCCGCCCGCTGCTGGACCAGCACCTCGCGCTCGGCCCCGGCGCACCCGGCGGCTGGGACGGCGGAGCGGTCATCGGCGGCCACCGGGCCGTCGGCCAACTCCTGCTGGTGAGACCGGAGTTCGAGGAGAAGCCGGTGGCCCCGCGACTGCTCGGCGACACCGCCGTACTCACCCCGCTCGCCGGTCCCGGAGCGCTCGTGACCGCGCTCGCCCCGGACGCCCGGGTCCTGCGCCAGGTCCTGGACGAGGCACTGGCGGAGCTGTACCGCTGA
- a CDS encoding urease subunit beta, which yields MIPGEILYADGTVPLNEGRPVTRLTVLNAADRPVQVGSHYHFAEANPGLRFDRAAARGLRLNVAAGTSVRFEPGIPVDVELVPIAGLRVVPGLRGEAGGPLDA from the coding sequence ATGATTCCCGGCGAGATCCTGTACGCAGACGGCACCGTGCCCCTCAACGAGGGCCGCCCCGTCACCCGCCTCACCGTGCTCAACGCAGCCGACCGGCCCGTCCAGGTCGGCTCCCACTACCACTTCGCCGAGGCCAACCCCGGTCTGCGGTTCGACCGCGCGGCGGCGCGCGGCCTGCGCCTGAACGTGGCCGCGGGTACGTCCGTACGGTTCGAACCCGGCATCCCCGTCGACGTCGAACTCGTCCCGATCGCCGGACTGCGTGTCGTACCGGGCCTCCGTGGCGAGGCAGGAGGACCCCTCGATGCCTGA
- a CDS encoding 8-amino-7-oxononanoate synthase: MPSPSTPPDPFGWIDDEARRRERAGLVRTLRPRPADSALLDLASNDYLGLTHHPVTTGAAADAARRWGAGATGSRLVTGSTALHAELERELADFCGFEAALVLSSGYAANLAALTALTARGSLIVSDAANHASIVDGCRLSRAETVVVPHADPQAVAKALETYEGSRALAVSDSVFSVDGDAAPLARLAEVCRTRGAALLVDDAHGLGVLGDGGRGAVHAAGLAGDPGTVVTLTLSKSLGSQGGAVLGPARVIGQLVNTARSFIFDTGLAPAAAGAALASLRLLREDPSLAVRARAVANALHRGLTGAGLTAVRPDAAVVSVRAPSPEAAVRWAADCREAGLVVGCFRPPSVPDGISRIRLTARADLTDAQVDGALATVIATAPAGAVAPEC; this comes from the coding sequence ATGCCGTCCCCGTCGACGCCGCCGGACCCGTTCGGCTGGATCGACGACGAGGCGCGCCGGCGTGAGCGGGCCGGTCTGGTCCGTACGCTGCGCCCCCGCCCCGCCGACTCCGCCCTGCTGGATCTCGCGAGCAACGACTACCTGGGGCTCACCCACCACCCGGTGACGACGGGCGCGGCGGCCGACGCGGCGCGCCGCTGGGGCGCGGGCGCCACCGGCTCGCGGCTGGTCACCGGAAGCACCGCGCTGCACGCCGAACTGGAGCGTGAGCTCGCGGACTTCTGCGGTTTCGAGGCCGCGCTCGTCCTGTCGTCCGGATACGCCGCGAACCTCGCCGCCCTCACCGCGCTGACCGCGCGCGGCTCGCTCATCGTCTCCGACGCCGCCAACCACGCCTCGATCGTGGACGGTTGCCGTCTCTCGCGCGCCGAGACCGTCGTCGTACCGCACGCCGATCCGCAGGCGGTGGCCAAGGCGCTCGAAACGTACGAAGGCTCCCGGGCCCTGGCCGTCAGCGACTCGGTCTTCTCGGTGGACGGTGACGCGGCGCCGCTCGCGCGGCTGGCCGAGGTGTGCCGTACGCGGGGGGCCGCACTCCTCGTGGACGACGCGCACGGTCTCGGCGTCCTCGGCGACGGCGGCCGTGGCGCCGTCCACGCGGCGGGGCTGGCGGGCGACCCGGGGACGGTCGTCACGCTCACGCTCTCCAAGTCGCTGGGCAGCCAGGGCGGCGCGGTCCTCGGGCCGGCCCGGGTGATCGGCCAACTCGTCAATACGGCACGGTCGTTCATCTTCGACACCGGCCTCGCCCCGGCCGCCGCGGGCGCCGCGCTCGCGAGCCTGCGGCTGCTGCGCGAGGACCCCTCGCTGGCGGTCCGGGCGCGCGCGGTGGCGAACGCGCTGCACCGGGGGCTGACCGGGGCGGGGCTCACCGCCGTACGCCCGGACGCGGCCGTCGTCTCCGTCCGGGCGCCGTCTCCGGAGGCGGCCGTCCGGTGGGCCGCCGACTGCCGCGAGGCCGGTCTGGTGGTGGGCTGCTTCCGGCCGCCGTCCGTGCCGGACGGGATCTCCCGGATCAGGCTCACGGCCCGCGCCGACCTGACGGACGCTCAGGTCGACGGAGCCCTGGCGACGGTCATCGCGACGGCGCCCGCCGGGGCCGTGGCGCCGGAGTGCTGA
- a CDS encoding DUF4333 domain-containing protein, with protein sequence MQHTRRKRIAAAAALGALTVLLATGCSFSIGEAEKKDEPTAGSGATPGEEDPVEEEPTAEETPAEETPAGDAPAAPGNTGVSEDGAVHKARVAQTISDKLAESTGKRPDKVTCPEHLPARVGATIRCDLNAGSDTLGVTVTAISVNGNQVNYTFKVDNSVE encoded by the coding sequence ATGCAGCACACGAGGCGTAAGAGGATTGCGGCCGCGGCGGCGCTGGGCGCACTGACGGTGCTTCTCGCCACCGGATGCTCCTTCAGCATCGGCGAAGCGGAGAAGAAGGACGAGCCGACGGCCGGCTCGGGAGCGACCCCCGGCGAGGAGGACCCGGTCGAGGAGGAGCCGACGGCCGAGGAGACACCGGCCGAGGAGACGCCGGCCGGCGACGCCCCCGCGGCGCCCGGGAACACGGGCGTCAGCGAGGACGGGGCCGTCCACAAGGCCCGAGTCGCGCAGACAATCTCCGACAAGCTCGCCGAGAGCACCGGCAAGCGTCCCGACAAGGTCACCTGCCCCGAGCACCTCCCGGCCCGGGTCGGCGCCACGATCCGCTGCGACCTCAACGCCGGCAGCGACACACTCGGTGTCACCGTCACCGCCATCTCGGTCAACGGCAACCAGGTCAACTACACCTTCAAGGTCGACAACAGCGTCGAGTGA
- a CDS encoding ATP-binding protein yields the protein MADHQEASVTLPSDPASVSEARRYVARVLTEWGLPSDAGTAETVRLIISELATNAVQHTLGTSPTFTIDVTLRRDEELRVGVTDSHPRWPQRLPAAVQQDNGRGMVIIRALTAEHGGRLAVTPTADGGKTVWIALPWTVRAPG from the coding sequence ATGGCAGACCATCAGGAAGCATCCGTCACCCTGCCGAGCGATCCGGCCTCGGTGTCCGAGGCACGCAGATACGTCGCGCGCGTGCTCACCGAGTGGGGGCTGCCGAGCGATGCCGGCACCGCCGAAACGGTTCGCCTGATCATCTCGGAACTGGCCACCAACGCCGTGCAGCACACCCTCGGCACCTCACCGACCTTCACGATCGACGTCACCCTGCGGCGCGACGAGGAACTGCGCGTCGGCGTCACGGACAGTCACCCGCGCTGGCCGCAGCGCCTCCCCGCCGCGGTCCAGCAGGACAACGGCCGCGGCATGGTCATCATCCGGGCGCTGACCGCCGAGCACGGCGGCCGACTGGCCGTCACACCCACCGCGGACGGCGGCAAGACGGTCTGGATCGCCCTGCCGTGGACGGTTCGCGCCCCGGGCTGA
- the ureG gene encoding urease accessory protein UreG, whose translation MHLDHADPYTDPYRDPHSHGAGAVRADGSRRALRIGLGGPVGSGKTATVAALCRALRDRMSIAVVTNDIYTREDAAFLLRNAVLPAERIQAVETGACPHTAIRDDISANLEAVEDLEDSVGPLDLILVESGGDNLTATFSKGLVDAQIFVIDVAGGDDIPRKGGPGVTTSDLLVINKTDLAPYVGSDLGRMASDAKEQRGELPVLFTSLTGPDGVAPVAEWVRARFAAWTA comes from the coding sequence GTGCACCTCGACCACGCCGACCCGTACACCGACCCGTATCGGGACCCGCACAGCCACGGAGCGGGGGCGGTGCGCGCCGACGGCTCCCGGCGCGCCCTGCGTATCGGCCTCGGCGGGCCCGTCGGCTCCGGCAAGACCGCGACCGTCGCGGCCCTCTGCCGCGCGCTGCGCGACCGGATGTCCATCGCCGTCGTCACCAACGACATCTACACCCGGGAGGACGCGGCGTTCCTGCTGCGCAACGCCGTGCTGCCGGCCGAGCGCATCCAGGCCGTCGAGACCGGCGCCTGCCCGCACACCGCGATCCGCGACGACATCTCCGCCAACCTCGAAGCCGTCGAGGACCTGGAGGACTCCGTCGGACCGCTCGATCTGATCCTGGTCGAGTCCGGCGGTGACAATCTCACCGCCACCTTCTCCAAGGGGCTCGTCGACGCGCAGATCTTCGTCATCGACGTCGCCGGCGGCGACGACATCCCGCGCAAGGGCGGCCCCGGCGTCACCACCTCCGACCTGCTGGTGATCAACAAGACCGATCTCGCACCGTACGTCGGCTCCGACCTCGGGCGCATGGCGTCCGACGCCAAGGAGCAACGGGGCGAACTCCCCGTCCTGTTCACCTCGCTCACCGGCCCGGACGGGGTGGCACCGGTTGCCGAGTGGGTACGCGCGCGCTTCGCCGCCTGGACCGCATGA
- a CDS encoding urease subunit gamma yields MQLTPHEQERLLIHVAADVAAKRLARGLRLNHPEAVALITSHLLEGARDGRTVAELMASGRKVLTRDDVMEGIPEMLHDVQVEATFPDGTKLVTVHDPIV; encoded by the coding sequence GTGCAGTTGACCCCGCACGAGCAGGAACGGCTGCTCATCCATGTGGCCGCCGACGTGGCCGCCAAGCGGCTTGCGCGCGGGCTGCGTCTCAACCATCCGGAGGCGGTCGCCCTGATCACCTCGCACCTGCTCGAAGGCGCCAGGGACGGCCGTACCGTCGCCGAACTCATGGCGTCCGGACGCAAGGTGCTCACCCGCGACGACGTCATGGAGGGCATCCCCGAGATGCTCCACGACGTCCAGGTGGAGGCCACCTTCCCGGACGGCACGAAGCTCGTCACCGTCCACGACCCGATCGTCTGA
- a CDS encoding urease accessory protein UreF, producing MSRAALLVLADGRFPAGGHAHSGGAEAAVRAGRLTDARDLAAFCRGRLHTTGLTSAALAAAAVLGVDPLVLDEAADARTPSPALRATARKLGRQLMRAARATWPGPELDALAAARPRGAHQPVVLGLAARSAGLGPEDAAHCVLYETVSGPATAAVRLLSLDPFDATAVLARLAPDIDETARRAVATAHRAVRKGPGALPAASAPLLDITAEAHAAWPVRLFAS from the coding sequence ATGAGCCGCGCCGCGCTGCTCGTCCTCGCCGACGGACGGTTTCCGGCCGGTGGCCACGCCCACTCGGGCGGCGCCGAGGCGGCCGTCCGCGCGGGGCGGCTCACCGACGCCCGCGACCTGGCGGCCTTCTGCCGGGGCCGGCTGCACACCACCGGACTCACCTCCGCCGCGCTCGCGGCAGCGGCCGTACTCGGCGTCGACCCTCTCGTCCTGGACGAGGCCGCCGACGCCCGCACCCCCTCGCCCGCCCTGCGCGCCACCGCCCGCAAGCTCGGCCGCCAGCTGATGCGTGCCGCCCGCGCCACCTGGCCGGGACCGGAGCTCGACGCCCTCGCGGCCGCCCGCCCGCGCGGCGCCCACCAGCCGGTTGTTCTCGGGCTCGCCGCGCGGTCGGCCGGCCTCGGACCCGAGGACGCCGCGCACTGCGTCCTGTACGAGACGGTCAGCGGCCCCGCCACCGCCGCCGTACGGCTGCTGAGCCTGGACCCCTTCGACGCGACCGCCGTCCTGGCCCGGCTGGCACCCGACATCGACGAGACCGCGCGGCGCGCCGTGGCCACCGCGCACCGCGCCGTACGGAAGGGGCCCGGCGCCCTGCCCGCAGCCTCCGCGCCGCTGCTCGACATCACCGCCGAGGCGCACGCGGCCTGGCCGGTGCGTCTCTTCGCTTCGTAA
- a CDS encoding TetR/AcrR family transcriptional regulator — MARVSQQHLDARRRQILDAAARCFARNGFHATSMQDVLREADLSAGAVYRYFSSKEELIGAIVTEVLDTVREAFEEAASQSPPDPPDVLVGQVMGRVLRGEFGMGTAAGVEAPRLLVQVWTETLRNESLAALLRTGYDTVRAAWVKVVEAYQAAGLMRDDVPAEHVARTMIATAQGFAAQQALFGEVPVEVLRNGLRGLMSMGGQKPG, encoded by the coding sequence ATGGCCCGCGTATCGCAGCAGCACCTGGACGCCCGCAGGCGTCAGATCCTTGACGCCGCCGCGCGCTGTTTCGCGCGCAACGGCTTCCACGCCACGTCGATGCAGGACGTGCTGCGCGAGGCCGACCTCTCCGCCGGCGCCGTCTACCGCTACTTCAGCAGCAAGGAGGAGCTGATCGGGGCCATCGTCACCGAGGTGCTCGACACCGTCAGGGAGGCGTTCGAGGAGGCCGCGAGCCAGAGTCCGCCCGACCCGCCCGACGTACTGGTCGGCCAGGTGATGGGCCGCGTGCTGCGCGGGGAGTTCGGCATGGGCACCGCCGCCGGTGTCGAGGCGCCCCGCCTGCTCGTCCAGGTGTGGACGGAGACCCTGCGCAACGAGTCGCTCGCGGCGCTGCTGCGGACCGGCTACGACACGGTGCGCGCCGCCTGGGTCAAGGTCGTCGAGGCGTATCAGGCGGCGGGACTGATGCGCGACGACGTTCCGGCGGAGCATGTCGCGCGGACGATGATCGCCACGGCGCAGGGATTCGCCGCGCAGCAGGCGCTGTTCGGCGAGGTCCCGGTGGAGGTCCTGCGGAACGGCCTGCGCGGGTTGATGTCCATGGGCGGGCAAAAGCCCGGTTAA